Proteins from one Aspergillus nidulans FGSC A4 chromosome VIII genomic window:
- a CDS encoding chitin binding peritrophin-A domain-containing protein (transcript_id=CADANIAT00002189), which yields MQLTKTLSLLAASLSVLLAPVTAAPAPGTSCHVGASWPDHHDCHKFFECAAGGHPVRKTCGPGTAYSPEIGVCDYEWKVRSCRAHSWTHGAEEGASGSHSGWDKSKNEKGHEGHWSGAGRH from the coding sequence ATGCAACTCACCAAGACCCTCAGCCTGCTTGCCGCATCGCTCTCTGTCCTCCTCGCGCCTGTCACCGCGGCGCCCGCTCCCGGCACCAGCTGCCACGTTGGCGCCAGCTGGCCCGACCACCACGACTGCCACAAGTTCTTCGAGTGCGCTGCGGGCGGCCATCCCGTGCGCAAGACCTGCGGCCCCGGCACCGCGTATAGTCCCGAGATCGGCGTTTGCGATTATGAGTGGAAGGTCCGTTCTTGCCGGGCTCATTCCTGGACCCACGGTGCCGAGGAAGGTGCTTCTGGTTCACATTCTGGGTGGGACAAGtcgaagaacgagaagggCCATGAGGGTCATTGGTCTGGCGCTGGGCGTCACTGA
- a CDS encoding uncharacterized protein (transcript_id=CADANIAT00002190) — MAPHSSASSSTQIEPDPQQAQYEHELETEKKPACLDQEIEYLYLELDTPLPTPWITAPPGPGQSPAPEAPNLEKYTSPFLWPKWRKSMMTWIACGVTGLAGYSAGEITPASSQLTDDWDISAVVYNLGITLFCIGFALAPMVLAPFSEINGRRPIFVASGVLFVACIVACGGTRQFGGFLVARFFQGVGASTFSTMVGGVISDIYHAHERNTPMALFAAAALFGTGLAPLLTSVIVAHTSWRWIYWSHAIVSGVFVLIIFFFFKETRGSVILSRKAGALNTYYEQLEAAGHVGVLMGSDPKPRRIRWKVKSDEQRQSLVQMISISLYRPFHMLVTEPVVFFFSLWVSFSWAVLYLQFGSIPLVFKTNHEFNIEQTGAVFTSMCVGSLLITVISIYQEKIANRFNLLPATPEARLYFVCFEAVLMPIGLFWFGWTSSPSIHWISPTIAIGCSTMGIFSVYLAVFNYLADTYHRYASSAIAAQSCCRNLLGGVFPLVTNAMFNNLGFPEASSLLGAIGAALCLVPFVLAFYGQTIRAKSRMASELAK, encoded by the exons ATGGCCCCCCATTCGAGCGCTTCGAGCTCCACGCAGATAGAACCCGATCCCCAACAGGCACAGTACGAACACGAACTCGAAactgagaagaagcccgcctGCTTGGACCAGGAAATCGAATATCTCTATCTCGAACTCGACACTCCGCTTCCCACCCCTTGGATCACTGCGCCTCCGGGACCGGGCCAAAGCCCGGCTCCCGAAGCGCCCAATCTTGAAAAATATACCTCGCCCTTCCTGTGGCCGAAATGGCGCAAGTCGATGATGACCTGGATCGCATGCGGTGTCACTGGATTGGCCGGGTACTCGGCCGGAGAGATCACGCCTGCATCAAGTCAGTTGACAGACGATTGGGATATCAGCGCGGTAGTCTATAACCTGGGTATCACTCTCTTCTGCATCGGGTTCGCGCTTGCGCCGATGGTGCTCGCCCCGTTCTCGGAGATCAACGGGCGGCGCCCGATCTTCGTCGCTAGCGGAGTGCTCTTCGTTGCGTGTATCGTAGCTTGTGGCGGGACAAGGCAGTTTGGCGGCTTTCTGGTGGCCCGGTTCTTCCAGGGCGTCGGGGCGTCGACCTTCTCTACCATGGTCGGCGGCGTGATCAGTGATATCTACCATGCGCATGAGCGGAACACGCCCATGGCGCTGTTCGCCGCGGCCGCGCTCTTCGGCACGGGGCTGGCTCCCCTGCTGACAAGTGTGATAGTAGCGCATACCTCGTGGCGGTGGATCTATTGGTCGCATGCAATTGTCTCTGGGGTGTTTGTGCTcattatcttcttcttcttcaaggagACCAGAGGTAGTGTGATCCTGAGCCGCAAGGCGGGTGCCCTGAACACGTACTACGAGCAGCTCGAGGCCGCGGGACACGTTGGAGTCCTGATGGGAAGTGACCCCAAACCAAGACGGATCAGGTGGAAGGTCAAGAGCGATGAGCAGCGCCAGTCGCTCGTGCAGATGATCAGCATCTCGCTGTACCGGCCTTTTC ACATGCTCGTCACCGAACCcgttgtcttcttcttctccctctgggTCTCCTTCAGCTGGGCCGTTCTCTACCTGCAGTTCGGCTCCATCCCGCTCGTATTCAAGACGAACCACGAATTCAATATCGAGCAGACCGGTGCTGTTTTCACCT CGATGTGCGTTGGTTCCCTCTTAATCACCGTGATTTCCATCTACCAAGAGAAAATCGCAAACCGGTTCAACCTGCTCCCTGCCACTCCCGAAGCCCGGCTCTACTTCGTCTGCTTCGAGGCCGTCCTCATGCCCATTGGGCTCTTCTGGTTTGGCTGGacctcctccccttccatcCACTGGATCTCGCCGACGATTGCGATCGGGTGCTCAACTATGGGGATCTTCTCCGTCTACCTGGCCGTTTTCAACTACCTCGCCGATACGTACCACCGGTACGCGAGCTCGGCGATTGCGGCGCAGAGCTGCTGCCGAAATCTGCTGGGTGGCGTGTTCCCCCTCGTCACTAACGCAATGTTCAATAATCTGGGGTTCCCCGAAGCAAGCAGTCTGCTCGGCGCCATTGGAGCGGCGCTGTGCCTTGTGCCGTTTGTGTTGGCGTTTTATGGGCAGACGATTCGGGCGAAGAGTCGGATGGCGAGCGAGCTTGCAAAGTAG
- a CDS encoding uncharacterized protein (transcript_id=CADANIAT00002191) — protein sequence MEKAAGPSGPSATGLDSKVEAETSIIRDVDLGEMLEIHYTPEQERRLVRKLDLALIPIMGLVYCMQYMDKVALSQATLLNLREDLNLHGQEYSWASTIFYFGYFAWSWPSSYLMVRLPLGKYIGASVQAAWFLGNAVSNLISGLIAYGIGNVYITTITNWQLLFLVLGTITAALAFPIYFIIPSKPQKAIFLNKTERAIALQRTLKNKTGVNDTGRWRWDHAAMTFRDPQTWLFFLYSVSTNLCNGGLTSFSGLIINGFGYGRVRSLLMQMPTGASQIVFITIGTAIATYFRNTRCLMMIFNSSVAVVGMTLVWKLDESHAEARVAGLALASAFAANMPLQMSLISSNVATFTKRSLTSAMLFIGYCIGNIVGPQFFLESEEPAYPTGMTTAVSGLSFGVFFLILLLAYYAWENKRRDRVYGPAGQFTESEELEQGLSNRTDLELPSFRFYYANDHDKCRVYVSARAYAQDARGQVDVRVHVHVQVHARIPAPVVQDAALIQVPAHGAREAQEGRAQI from the exons ATGGAGAAAGCAGCTGGCCCTTCTGGGCCCTCTGCAACTGGCCTAGACTCCAAAGTAGAGGCAGAGACATCAATCATTCGCGATGTTGACCTCGGCGAGATGCTGGAGATCCATTACACGCCCGAGCAGGAACGCAGGCTCGTCCGTAAGCTGGACCTTGC GCTGATCCCAATCATGGGCCTCGTCTACTGCATGCAGTATATGGACAAGGTGGCCCTCAGCCAAGCGACGCTGCTTAACCTCCGCGAAGACCTCAACCTGCACGGCCAGGAGTATTCCTGGGCCTCGACCATCTTCTACTTTGGCTACTTTGCATGGAGCTGGCCGAGCTCCTACCTGATGGTCCGCTTGCCTCTAGGGAAGTACATTGGCGCATCGGT ACAAGCCGCCTGGTTCCTTGGCAACGCCGTCTCAAACCTCATCAGCGGCCTGATTGCCTATGGCATCGGCAACGTCTACATCACAACAATCACAAATTggcagcttctcttccttgtcctggGAACCATCACCGCTGCCCTCGCCTTTCCAATCTACTTCATCATCCCTTCCAAGCCGCAAAAagccatcttcctcaacaAAACTGAGCGCGCCATTGCCCTGCAGCGCACCCTCAAGAATAAGACAGGCGTCAACGATACTGGACGCTGGCGATGGGATCACGCGGCAATGACATTCCGTGATCCCCAGacctggctcttcttcctgtaTTCTGTCTCGACAAATCTCTGCAATGGCGGTCTGACAAGT TTCTCCGGCTTAATTATCAACGGATTCGGCTACGGCCGGGTCCGCTCCCTGCTCATGCAGATGCCCACCGGCGCCTCGCagatcgtcttcatcaccatcgGCACCGCGATCGCAACCTACTTCCGCAACACTCgctgcttgatgatgatcttcaacagctcgGTCGCAGTAGTCGGCATGACGCTAGTGTGGAAGCTCGACGAGTCGCACGCGGAGGCCCGCGTCGCCGGTCTAGCGCTGGCCTCGGCCTTTGCAGCGAACATGCCGCTCCAGATGAGTCTGATCAGCTCGAATGTGGCCACCTTCACGAAGAGGAGCCTTACCAGCGCTATGTTATTCATCGGCTACTGCATCGGGAATATCGTTGGACCGCAGTTCTTcttggagagcgaggagccGGCTTATCCG ACCGGCATGACCACAGCCGTCTCGGGTCTCTCCTTTGGCGTATTCTTCCTAATTCTGCTTTTGGCGTACTACGCGTGGGAGAACAAGCGGAGGGATAGGGTATACGGTCCGGCCGGGCAGTTTAcggagagcgaggagttGGAGCAAGGGTTGTCCAATAGGACGGATCTGGAGCTTCCTAGTTTTCG ATTTTACTATGCCAACGATCATGATAAATGTCGGGTATAT GTCTCGGCCCGGGCTTATGCCCAGGATGCCCGTGGCCAGGTGGATGTCCGTGTACATGTCCATGTCCAGGTCCATGCCCGAATCCCGGCCCCGGTGGTCCAGGATGCGGCCCTAATCCAGGTTCCCGCTCATGGGGCCCGGGAGGCCCAGGAGGGCCGGGCTCAAATCTAG
- a CDS encoding uncharacterized protein (transcript_id=CADANIAT00002192), whose protein sequence is MTGRNAPRSKNGCSTCRRRKVKCGEERPVCKRCSALGITCEWAAVVKRGRSHTPVPIQPARARRPTTTAAATSSTAEQPPLDFNSLALSPQFSQMLCPEALFPEIWTFLPAAFTAPTPLYPSLSGTDIACSNSLMLMEQDQIYFQYFPSSSVVFYYIKSWAWSGFSYLYQGPAASSKVVMRMILALAANDMHRNGLLVRSPGRPSAEDHARYHYGLAVKEFRQLLETREKPLSQPELEIVFASMFLMISYEWQFGQSVQDLQLHLRGVRSLLESHSKLFEGKEVDEVLMFMDTVQSEAAPQVSFIPEQLLLWIIYIDSGCRSMGTADSLTEYVLQSGNQAIHPDRLYRCARLWGRCFWGKQYPDQEVSDDMENYRALELLHAGMTLRYKIWQALSDDAVQTNNQAELLLKEIKATREVWFFQTVLDFAGPASTRRTLNTINMAVSTFYAQVLFHRRLLYPPGPPSPFQRVAVTNIIEIARKQYASDPRLLRRIHWPLLMAIIETDDISQREWLRERLVDLRGFHSEYAWASDLADEILALQDTSKDRYADIASFFRRHVTG, encoded by the exons ATGACCGGTCGAAATGCTCCTCGCTCAAAGAATG GATGCAGCACGTGTCGTCGCCGCAAGGTAAAGTGCGGGGAGGAGCGTCCGGTCTGTAAACGATGCTCTGCCTTGGGAATTACTTGCGAATGGGCCGCTGTCGTGAAGCGGGGGAGATCGCATACCCCGGTCCCTATCCAGCCTGCTCGAGCCCGACGGCCAACGACAACCGCTGCGGCAACGTCGAGTACGGCTGAACAACCGCCTCTCGATTTCAATTCCCTTGCACTGAGCCCTCAATTCAGTCAGATGCTATGCCCGGAAGCTCTATTCCCTGAGATATGGACTTTTCTGCCGGCCGCCTTTACAGCTCCGACCCCGTTATACCCGTCACTATCCGGAACAGATATCGCGTGCTCGAACTCGCTGATGCTCATGGAGCAGGACCAGATATATTTTCAATACTTTCCGTCCTCGTCCGTTGTGTTCTACTACATCAAGTCATGGGCGTGGAGCGGTTTCAGCTACCTATACCAAGGACCTGCCGCTTCCAGCAAGGTCGTCATGCGCATGATACTCGCGTTGGCTGCGAACGACATGCATCGAAACGGGCTGCTCGTGCGGTCTCCAGGTCGACCCTCTGCGGAGGACCACGCGCGCTATCATTATGGCCTCGCAGTGAAGGAATTCCGGCAGCTCCTCGAGACACGCGAGAAGCCCCTCTCGCAGCCCGAGTTGGAGATTGTCTTTGCGAGTATGTTCCTGATGATATCCTACGAGTGGCAGTTTGGGCAATCTGTGCAGgatctccagcttcaccTCCGCGGTGTGCGCTCGCTGTTAGAATCGCACTCTAAACTCTTTGAGGGTAAAGAAGTAGACGAGGTACTCATGTTCATGGACACGGTCCAGTCGGAAGCCGCGCCTCAAGTCTCCTTCATTCCGGAACAGTTGCTCCTTTGGATAAT ATATATCGACTCGGGCTGTCGGTCGATGGGAACGGCAGATTCGCTCACCGAATACGTGCTGCAATCTGGAAACCAGGCTATTCATCCGGACCGACTCTATCGTTGCGCTCGTTTATGGGGGCGGTGTTTTTGGGGCAAGCAATATCCTGACCAGGAGGTGTCAGATGATATGGAAAACTACCGTGCCCTAGAGCTTCTCCACGCGGGGATGACTCTCCGCTACAAAATATGGCAAGCCCTATCCGATGACGCCGTACAGACCAACAACCAAGCGGAGTTACTTTTGAAGGAGATCAAGGCCACCCGCGAAGTATGGTTTTTCCAGACTGTCTTGGAC TTTGCTGGACCTGCGTCGACACGCCGGACACTTAACACGATCAATATGGCTGTTAGTACCTTCTACGCACAAGTTCTGTTCCATCGGCGTCTTTTATACCCTCCGGGGCCGCCGTCGCCGTTTCAGCGCGTCGCTGTTACCAATATAATTGAGATTGCGCGCAAGCAATACGCATCAGATCcgcgccttcttcgccgcatACACTGGCCGCTGCTAATGGCAATCATCGAAACTGATGACATCTCGCAGCGTGAGTGGCTACGTGAACGTTTGGTTGATCTGCGGGGGTTCCACTCAGAGTACGCATGGGCTAGCGATCTCGCAGACGAAATCCTCGCTTTGCAAGATACGAGCAAGGATAGATACGCGGATATAGCAAGTT